From Thalassotalea psychrophila:
GCTAATGCAACGTTTAGGCTGGCCATTTAGTTTTAAAAGTCCAGACGTTCTACGATTTTATTTGCTACGATTTTTGCGCTTTGGTCGTCAGTTTGAACGATCACATCAGCGATTTCTTCGTATAAAGGATTGCGTTCAACTGCAAGGTTTTCTAGCACAGTGCGTGGCTCTTCGCTTGTTTGCAATAGCGGACGGCGACGATCGCGTTGCGTACGGGCAACTTGCTTATCGATAGTTGTTTCTAAATAAACAACTACACCGCGCGCAGATAAGTGATTACGAATTTGATCACTAATTACTGAGCCACCACCTGTGGCCAAAACAATACCTTGCATCAATGATAAATCTGCAATTACTGTTTCTTCACGCTTTCTAAAGCCTTCTTCACCTTCAAGGTCAAATACCCATGCGATGTCTGCACCAGTACGACGTTCTATTTCTTGGTCTGAGTCAAAAAATTCTAGGTGTAGCCTATCAGCTAATTCTCTACCAATTGTGCTTTTACCTGCGCCCATTGGACCAATTAGGAAAATGTTACGTTTTTCTGCCATGAGATTCTTTAATACTCGTAAATTGTGATACCAAAGCGGAGGATATTTTGTCAACTTGGTATCTGTTAACGAAACTGAGGACACTCCTCGAAAAAATTAAGGGCGCAATTATCGCAATTCTTATAGACAAATTGCAAGCATGCGCCTTAAAAAAATACAATCTAGTTAAAATTACTTATAAATTAAGTTCGTCCACTAGATTGATATTTGTTATTTTTCTTAAAATTTTTCAGTTACTATTCTTGGTGTCACGAAGATAAGTAGTTCTTTTTTCTCGTTAAATTCTGTTGTTGTTCTAAATAACCAACCAACATAAGGGATATCACCTAACACTGGAACTTTAGAAATAGAATTGATCACTTGTTGTTGATAAATACCACCTAAAACGATAGTTTCACCATTATTTACTAAAACTTGCGTGCC
This genomic window contains:
- the aroK gene encoding shikimate kinase AroK, which codes for MAEKRNIFLIGPMGAGKSTIGRELADRLHLEFFDSDQEIERRTGADIAWVFDLEGEEGFRKREETVIADLSLMQGIVLATGGGSVISDQIRNHLSARGVVVYLETTIDKQVARTQRDRRRPLLQTSEEPRTVLENLAVERNPLYEEIADVIVQTDDQSAKIVANKIVERLDF